One genomic segment of Candidatus Atribacteria bacterium ADurb.Bin276 includes these proteins:
- a CDS encoding cobalamin biosynthesis protein, giving the protein MLNAIRLICGFALDGLFGDPQGKWHPVVLIGKIINSLERLLFPKKRNFKREFFMGFILVILMAGGMGILYYFLSRWLRQYLSLAFWALEIYLIFSFTAYRTLIKRVNNVKLALEQDNIEGARQRLKHLVGRDTEHFSEKEIVRAGIESLAESFSDGILAPLFYTALFGALGGLIYKISNTLDSMLGYKNSRYYFFGFASARFDDLMNIIPSRLSVVMIGISAMILGKFWKGVFQYSLRDARKHPSPNAGWPESALAGALGVQLGGANYYGGKREEYPFLGEPLIELIPARIDEALIVIRFSTYVGVLVCSLFSIIIWML; this is encoded by the coding sequence ATGCTGAATGCAATTCGATTAATATGCGGCTTTGCTCTTGATGGATTATTTGGAGATCCTCAGGGAAAATGGCATCCAGTAGTTCTTATCGGCAAGATAATCAATAGCCTGGAAAGGTTGCTTTTTCCGAAGAAAAGAAACTTTAAACGTGAATTTTTTATGGGTTTTATATTGGTTATTCTCATGGCTGGAGGGATGGGGATACTGTATTATTTTCTTAGCCGATGGTTGAGGCAATACCTTTCGTTAGCCTTCTGGGCGTTAGAAATATATTTAATTTTTAGCTTTACAGCATATCGGACATTAATAAAAAGAGTAAACAATGTGAAGCTAGCATTGGAGCAAGACAATATTGAGGGAGCTCGTCAGAGATTAAAGCACTTGGTGGGGAGAGATACCGAACATTTTTCCGAGAAAGAAATAGTTCGTGCCGGGATAGAATCGCTTGCCGAAAGCTTTAGTGACGGAATTCTAGCTCCGCTATTTTACACCGCTCTTTTTGGTGCTTTGGGTGGATTAATTTATAAAATTTCTAATACTTTGGATTCAATGCTGGGATATAAAAATTCCCGGTATTACTTTTTTGGTTTTGCTTCTGCTCGATTTGATGATTTGATGAACATTATCCCCTCTCGGCTCAGTGTTGTTATGATTGGGATTTCCGCCATGATTTTGGGTAAATTTTGGAAGGGGGTTTTCCAATATTCCTTGCGTGACGCAAGAAAGCATCCGAGCCCAAATGCCGGTTGGCCCGAAAGCGCTTTGGCCGGTGCCTTAGGTGTTCAATTAGGAGGCGCTAATTATTATGGGGGCAAACGCGAAGAATACCCATTTTTAGGAGAGCCACTTATAGAACTGATTCCGGCGCGCATTGATGAAGCTCTCATCGTCATTCGGTTTTCTACTTATGTAGGAGTTTTGGTTTGTAGTTTGTTTTCAATAATAATATGGATGCTTTAA